A DNA window from Paenibacillus sp. HWE-109 contains the following coding sequences:
- a CDS encoding putative 2-aminoethylphosphonate ABC transporter permease subunit → MEKQSSGWTPPVRRNWGELINLQNILIAALVITLSTTTLVPLCLLFSKAFFNANAEFIGIHNFIKYFTTPSLAQSLWNTIWVSLLSTAIAVTLAFLYAYGISRTTIRGKAYLHYVAMLPLFEPTMMHGIALTYLFGNQGIVTKGFFGLLPGGISIPIYGPVGIVISEVIYLFPQAFLIFITALSITDQRLYEAAETLGASKTKMFLTVTLPSIKYGLISAIFVCFTACFTDFGAPQAIGGKFNVLATDIYKQVIGQQNMSMGATVGILLTIPAIIAFVVDRMVERKQRSMLSSKSTPYRIAAGKARDRFYQIIGVLISTAILIPLITIVCASLIKVWPYNLSFSFKHYDFSHVAGSGLDPFWTSLKVSFLTAIVGTFITFLFAYLIEKSRHLNGLRQIGYFLSVLPLALPGMVIGLAYIFFFNNPNNPLNWVYGTMIILVLANITHFYGVPFITATTALKKLDKEFELVSESMRVPFYRTLLKVTVPMCLPAIIEIAMYFFVNAMVTVSAVVFLRSADLNLAAVALVSMEDAGDVAAAAAMAVLIVITNVIVRLLYTILSKKVRRKTDAWQVRQ, encoded by the coding sequence AATCTTCTGGATGGACACCGCCTGTTCGCCGAAACTGGGGAGAACTCATCAATCTGCAAAATATTCTTATCGCCGCGCTTGTCATTACGTTGTCCACAACGACACTAGTGCCGCTCTGTTTATTATTCAGCAAAGCCTTTTTCAATGCAAATGCGGAATTCATCGGAATTCATAATTTCATCAAATATTTCACGACGCCATCCCTGGCGCAGTCCTTATGGAATACGATTTGGGTTTCTCTGCTTTCGACCGCAATTGCCGTCACCCTAGCCTTCCTATATGCATATGGGATTAGCCGAACAACCATTCGCGGCAAAGCTTACTTGCATTATGTTGCGATGCTGCCGCTTTTTGAACCAACCATGATGCATGGAATCGCTTTAACGTATTTGTTTGGGAATCAAGGAATTGTGACCAAGGGTTTCTTCGGATTATTGCCAGGCGGTATCAGCATTCCGATCTATGGTCCTGTCGGCATCGTTATTTCCGAGGTCATCTACTTGTTCCCCCAAGCATTCCTCATTTTCATTACGGCATTGTCCATCACGGACCAACGGTTGTATGAAGCTGCGGAAACATTAGGCGCGAGCAAGACGAAAATGTTTCTAACCGTGACCTTGCCATCGATCAAATATGGACTCATAAGTGCAATATTCGTTTGCTTCACTGCCTGCTTTACAGATTTCGGGGCGCCGCAAGCAATCGGTGGCAAATTCAACGTATTGGCGACTGATATTTATAAGCAAGTCATCGGACAGCAAAATATGTCGATGGGCGCCACCGTTGGTATTTTGCTAACGATTCCCGCTATTATCGCCTTTGTGGTGGATCGAATGGTGGAGCGCAAACAGCGTTCCATGCTTTCTTCCAAGTCGACTCCCTACCGGATTGCAGCCGGAAAAGCGCGTGATAGGTTTTACCAAATCATTGGTGTGCTTATTTCTACCGCGATCCTTATTCCATTAATAACCATTGTTTGTGCTTCCTTGATTAAAGTTTGGCCCTATAATTTAAGTTTCAGTTTTAAACATTATGATTTCTCCCATGTAGCAGGTTCCGGACTTGACCCGTTCTGGACTAGTTTAAAGGTATCGTTCCTTACCGCAATTGTCGGAACGTTCATTACGTTTTTGTTCGCTTATTTGATCGAGAAATCGCGTCATTTGAATGGACTTAGACAGATTGGCTATTTCCTGTCCGTACTGCCGCTTGCCCTGCCTGGTATGGTAATAGGCTTGGCTTACATTTTCTTCTTTAATAATCCGAATAATCCCTTGAATTGGGTTTACGGAACGATGATCATCCTTGTGCTGGCTAATATTACTCACTTCTATGGCGTACCTTTCATCACAGCGACGACGGCGCTCAAGAAACTGGATAAAGAATTCGAACTTGTTTCTGAATCGATGCGCGTACCGTTCTATCGAACACTGCTGAAAGTAACGGTACCGATGTGTTTGCCAGCCATCATTGAAATCGCCATGTACTTCTTTGTCAACGCAATGGTTACCGTTTCGGCCGTCGTGTTTCTACGGTCTGCGGATTTGAATTTAGCTGCGGTTGCCTTGGTCAGTATGGAGGATGCAGGCGATGTTGCAGCAGCCGCTGCTATGGCGGTGCTCATCGTAATTACGAATGTGATCGTAAGACTGCTTTACACCATCCTTTCGAAGAAGGTAAGAAGGAAAACAGATGCATGGCAAGTTCGCCAATAG